DNA sequence from the Callospermophilus lateralis isolate mCalLat2 chromosome 2, mCalLat2.hap1, whole genome shotgun sequence genome:
TGCACCTTGGGGATGTGTCCCATTGCCCCGTCCCAAGCACTGGCTGCCAGCTCAGAGTTGTACTGTGGTCTCAGCCTTACCACTGTCCAGGGGCACAGATGAACCTGATCAAGTCCAAGGCCCTGAGCCCCCGTCATTAGACCCACACACCTGCCTGGGTGTAACTCGCTAGAATCTCTGTGGCCTGTCAGTCCTGCTGGGAGGCCTGGGGTGACCCCATGGCACAGTGCCATCACCTCACCGTCTTCTCCAGGGTCAGCAGCCCCTCTCATGCCTCTGTTTTTGAGGGAGAGCTAGGCTCTGGGCCCCGGGCAAGCTTGGCCTGGCGCTCTTGGTTTCCTCTCTGCAACAGGTTCTGGGCCAGACCCTGGTGGTTCTGGGGCTGCCAGGACCATTCTGAGTCCCAGGAAGCCCCTCGCTGCAGTTCAAACCTGGGCTCTGAGGCCCCCTGCACAGCGGGTAGCCGTGCCCTCTGTCCTGTCTGGCCAGAGCCTAGGCTATGACAGGAAGCTCAGAACATAGGCATGTGACTGGCTCCGAGAGGTGGGGGCTGCCTTTCTGGGCCTTGCTGGCCAGTTCCTGATCCCCCAGGGCAGGCACACACAGGAAGATTTGCTGAGTcactccacccccccccccattgGCCACTTCTCTTGGGGCAGTCAGTGGTCACTGCTGCTCCCTGGAGCCATGTGGCTGGAAAGAAAGGGGTGAGATTGGAACCAGGCTCCCTCCCCAGGAAGAGGGTGCCTGGCAGGTGGGGCAGATCACGCCAAGCTTCAAGACCCTCACCGCCTACCAGATCTGAGCGGGCCAAGGCTTTCTCTCAGAGGCACATGACCCTTTGTGCCTTCCTGGTCCCAGAGTTGGTATTGCAGTGGCCCTGCCGTCCCTGTGAACAGATGGGGAAGCAGCCTAGGGCACTTAGGGAAGAGTTGGAGAGTCGGTCGGCAGTGAGTCAGAGCCCAGAGTCAGGGCCTAAACCCGGGGAGGAGCTCTCCTCCCTTCTCAGGCCCTAGACCCTGAATGGCAGAGGAGTCTACCCAGATGGCCTTCCCCGGGCTGGGCTTCTGTCCAGGCCAAGCCTGCCCCAGACCAGCCCGACTGCTGGCCTCATCTTCAAATGCTCTGACCCGACCCTGGCCTCCGTGTATGGGGTTGGGGGTGCTGTGCCAGGGAGGGGTCTGGAAATGCCCGTGCCTGAGCTGGGGACTCATCAAGGCTCCTCAGGTGGCGGTGGATGCTGGAGCTGGGGTCTGGACTCCAGGGCGCTCTTTCCTCTGGCCTGGGCCTTCAGGGCCTGGCTCTCAGGACAACCAGGGGACTCTCAGGTTCAGTGGGGACGTGGGGTACCTCCCCTTGCCCTGACGGACACTGCTACCCCATCAGGCCCAGTACTACGGGGAGATTGGCATCGGGACCCCCCCACAGTGCTTCACAGTCGTCTTTGACACCGGCTCCTCCAACCTGTGGGTCCCCTCCATCCACTGCAAGCTGCTGGATATAGCCTGCTGTGAGTGCCCGCACCCCTTGCCATGCCTGGCTCTGCGCTGCCCTGACCCTGGCCTGTGCCGGGCGCTCGGCCACACGCGGCTGCTGGTCGCAGAGTGCCAGGGAGGCAGAGGCCATGGCACGGACCCTCCAGGCAGCCAGGGTCTTCCCACTCTCGGGAACTCCCCTCTTCTCGGGGGAGCTGGGGTTGGTACCCAGCCCTGCCTTTCCCATCGGACCTCTCTGGGCTACGGCTGGGAGGAGGAGCAGGCCTGGGACCTGCAGGTGGCCCTCACAAAACCTCTTGGGCAATGCACAACTCCTCCTCTTAGCCACATCAGACAGGCCGGCTCCTCCACCCTGCCCCAAGGTGACCGCTTTCCAGGTGAACCTGTTCAAGCTGgcccagctggccacggccttgcTTCTCCTCTGGCTGGGGGCTGTACTGGCCAAGGATGGAGAAAGTGTGGGCTTGGGGTGTCACAGTCCCCCATCCAGGGGTCCCTGACACGGTGGGCCACAGGTCACAGCCCAGTCTAACCCTGGGCAGTGGTCCTCCCAACAGATTGGGAGTCTGAGGCTGCAGCAGTGGGCAGTAGGCTGATGGCCTCCTCCCTGTTCCCTGCCCCTGAGCAGGGGTCCACCACAAGTACAACAGCGGCAAGTCCAGCACCTACGTGAAGAACGGCACGTCCTTTGACATCCACTATGGCTCTGGCAGCCTCTCTGGGTACCTGAGCCAGGATACTGTGTCGGTGAGTCCCTGGGTCTTCTCTTAGGACTGGGGCACTCACCTTGGTGACAGAGTCACTCTTGGGGCACCTGCAGCTGAGGGAGAGGGCGTGGTACCCGGCCCACGCGGCCCTCTTGGAAGGTTGCAGAGCAAGGGAAGCTGTGGGCGGGACTGGCTGTGTGCAGACCGGATGGGCAGCGGGGGACCCCGGGGTTGCAGGGACCTGTGTTCCCTGGAAGTGGGGAcagggagcaggaggaggaagatggGGCAGGAGCAGGGCTGGCGCGGATTGCCACACATTCCCGAGCAGTCACGGTGGCTCCGGTGCAGGAGGGCTGTCCCTGAAGAGCGGGTGGCAGGCAGGCTCCAGCCTGCTGGGCTGGTGGTGCAGGGTGCAGGTGGCTGTGGAGGATGGGGTCTGTTTTGGATGTATTGGGTTTGAAGTGTCAAAAGGGTGTCCAGGGACATCCCTGGGGATTGAGGGGGTCTCTCCCCTGCAGCTGGCTGAGGGGTTGGTTGGGGGTGCCGAGGGTGAGGTGTGGCAGAAGCCCCTGTGCAGAGCATGTGGGGGAGAGGTCTCTGTGGAACAGGGATCAGGGAGACCAGGGCTAGGCCCCATGCCCACCTGCAGGTGAGGGTCATGCAGGCTGGCCCCTGCCCATGGGAGAGGCCAGGCAGCCAGAGACGGTGCTGCCGAGGTGGGGGCCAACAGGGCTCTGGGCCCCTCAGCTGAACAGGACGTTGCCCAACTTGCTGCCCACGCAGCCTCCCGCCGAGCAGCTGCCTCCCACATCCTGCAGGGCCTCTATCTCCGCAGACCAGGAGGGGGTGTGGCCTGGGGTGGCGTTGTGGGCATCCAGCCTCTCAGCTTCACGCCTGGGCCTAACGTCTTGTCTCCAAGCCTGACCCAGAGCCCTGGCACGGAGCGGTGAGGGCAGAGGTTGGAGCTGAGCCAGGGCCTGCCCACATGCTCCCTCCTGCCTCCCAGCTCCTGTGAAAACAGGGCCCTGGCAGCTCCCCGAGAGGGTCTGACCCCACCCCACACCACATCCTTGGTGTCCCCAGCCCTTCCGCCTGCCCTGTTCCTGCTTGTCTGGTGGTTGTGATGAGGTGCTGTCTCGAGCTTCCCAGGCCCAGGGACGATGCCAGGCTGCAGCCAGTGTACTATAGCCTGCTGACCCCTGCCCTGGCCCACAGGTGCCCTGCAGTTCAGGTCCTTCAGCTCCAGGAGGCCTCAAGATTGAGAGGCAGATCTTTGGGGAGGCCACCAAGCAGCCTGGCATCACCTTCATCGCAGCCAAGTTCGATGGCATCCTGGGCATGGCCTACCCCCGCATCTCCGTCAACAACGTGCTGCCCGTCTTCGACAACCTCATGGAGCAGAAGCTGGTGGACAAGAACGTCTTCTCCTTCTACCTGAACAGGTCccagctccccccccccccccgacctcTCTTGGCTGTGCTTTGATGGGGTACAGGCGCAGCTAGCCTCGGAGCCCAGGCTGCACCCCAGGCTGTGCCCACGGCCCTGACCTCTGACCTCAGCTTCCCAGCAGGCAGGAATGGACCTCTCTCCCACAGACCAGCATCTGGCCGCCTCCTCAGGCGTGCAGGTCCTAGGATCTGGCCTGGTGGGGACAGGGACCACACAGGGTTGTGGCCGTCCCTGGTTCAGTTGCCTGACACTCCTTGGCTCCAGTGAAGGGCAGTGGGGTCCAGTCTGGGCTGTGGATGGCCCTAAGGGACATGGTGTGAGCCCTGCTCTGTAACAGGAGCTCTGGGGGAGGGGCAGGCCAGGCTGGGGCCTCCTCAGGACTGTGACCTTAGATGATCTTGACCGGCCACCGGGGAGGCCCAGAGTCCCGGGCTCCATGTGGAGTGCAGCTTTGGGGACCTCTGTCTAGAAGGAACCCCGGGACCTGGCCGCCAGGGAGAGGGTCCTCTGTGAAGCTGCGGCACCAGCACAGGTCCTTCCCCCAGGGGACCTGTGGGGAGCCTTGGGCCTAGTCCTCTCCTGAGGCTGCTGCCCAAGTTCTGGGCAGTGGCTGGCACGACCTGCCGGGCCTCAGGGTCTGTGGCAGGCGGGTGTCAGTGGCAGTGTCCCTCCCCGCCCCAGGCTGCTTGGCCAGGGCGTCTCGGAGCCTAACTCCTGACCCCTCCTGGGCATGTTCGGCAGACTTCCAGCCCAGAGCCAACCCCTGTGACTCAGTCCTGCTCCCTCTCCCTCAGCTTAGCATGGGCCCTCTTCTGTGCCacttgctctgggctctgggcacaGGTGCTAGCCAGAGACCGGAATGCAGACCATCAGCTAGGATCATTGCCCCAGCACCCCTGGGTGCAGGGGATTGGGCGAGGTGAGGAGGGTCTCCTCAGGTAGGAGGGGCACCCCCGACCCACAGGTGTGAGTGCCCAGGCAGGGTCTCAGGGCTGGTGGGCTGGGATAGGGAAGGGGTGGGGGACATGGGACCCGGGCTCAGAAAAGCAGGCTGGTGGGCAGAGAGTGCTTCGGGAGGATGAGGCAGTGGACAGGCGTGGACAGCCAGGATTTCAGAGGCGATGACAGGAGACCAGGCTGGAGCAGGTAGAGCCCAGGTGGGAGGGCAGGGTGAAGTCAGGGCTTCTGAGTGTGGGGACACCCTGGCAGGCCAGCAGGACCCCCCAAGGCCAGCTTGTCTCAGGACGTGTGCTGTTAAAGGGGTTTGGTAGACATTGGAACGCAGGTTGGCGTGTTTCAGGAAAGTGTCTCCAGGATGGTGACCGCAGAGTGCGGTGTCTGTGTCCTGCCTGAGTTCGCCCTGGCTGGCTGTGGGTGGGTCTCCCCATGACAGGCTAGGGGTAGGGGACAAAGGCTAGAGGAGCCAGGTTTTTGGAGGCCTGTTCCCGAGGACACGGACAGCCTGCAGAGGCTGTCCCAGAGGCCCCAGGCAGGAAGGAGCCACTCAGCCTTGGGGTTGTGCCCTGGCCTCCTTGGAAGCCCACCTGAGTCCTTCCTTCTTGGGCTCCCCGTTTGCCCTGCGGCTTTGATCCTGGTCACCCGTGGCTGAGCCTTGGACCCCAGCAAGCTCTTAGGGCAGGAGGGAGGGAGCTCACTGCCCCTCTCCCCCAGGCCTTTCCGTCCCTGGGGGCCAAGAAGCCCCGCAAGGCTGCCCACCCTCCCCGTCCCCGTCCCTCCGTCCTCCTGGTCCTCTGGTGAATGACACAGGGCCTTCCAGTGCCTGGGCTGGGGGCACTGACTGCCTCCTTTCCTTTCCTCCCAGAGACCCCAGTGGGCAGCCTGGAGGGGAGCTCATGTTGGGAGGCATTGACTCCAAGTACTACAAGGGGTCCCTGTCCTACCTCAACGTCACCCGGAAGGCCTACTGGCAGGTGCACATGGATCAGTGAGTACATGGCATTGCTGTGGGCACTGTGGTGGTGGGGCACACGGACAGTGCATGGCATTGCTGTGGGCACTGCGGCGGGTGGGGCACACGGGCCCCAGGGGCACACGGACAGTGCATGGCATTGCTGTGGGCACTGTGGCGGGTGGGGCACATGGACAGTGAGTGCATGGCATTGCTGTGGGCACTGTGGCGGGTGGGGCACACGGGCCACAGGGGCACACGGACAGTGCATGGCATTGCTGTGGGCACTGTGGTGGGTGGGGCACACGGACAGTGCATGGCATTGCTGTGGGCACTGCGGCAGGTGGGGCACACAGGCCCCAGGGGTTCATGGACAGTGAGTGCATGGCATTGCTGTGGGCACTGTGGTGGGTGGGGCACATGGACAGTGAGTGCATGGCATTGCTGTGGGCACTGTGGCGGGTGGGGCACACAGGCCCCTGGGACGCATGGCCTAGCCCCTCCCTTGGACTGCCCAGCTTGCAGCCCCTGCTGGCTCAGGCCTGGGGAGTTCAGCTGGGAACTGGCCCTCCATGCCCACTCTTGCCCTCTCCATCTCCTTTTCCCCCATCACTCCCAACCACTCATGGCCACTTGTGAGTCAGGTCACCCTGAGAAAGAAGAACAGGCCTGTCCTGCAAGATGGAGTCAGGGCGGGGGCCCCAGTGGACTGGCCCAGGTAGGGGACTCACGCCTTCCTACCCCACAGGATAGAGGTGGCCAATGGGCTGACCTTGTGCAAAAAGGGCTGTGAGGCCATTGTGGACACGGGCACCTCCCTCCTGGTGGGCCCTGTGGATGAGGTGAAGGAGCTGCAGAAGGCCATTGGGGCTGTGCCGCTGATCCAGGGCGAGGTGAGCTGCGGGGTGGACGGCCCATAGGCAGGCGGGGGGCTGTGCCTGGGCCTGCGCCTGacacctccccccacccccagtatATCATCCCCTGTGAGAAGGTGGCCAGTCTGCCGAAGGTCTCGCTGCGACTGGGAGGCAAAGACTACACTCTGTCCCCGGAGAGCTACACACTCAAGGTGAGCGGGTGGCCCAGGGCCATGGCCTGGCACCGGGAGGGGCCCAGTGACCACCATGCTGACCCTGTGGCCTTGCAGGTGTCACAGGGTGGGAAGACAATCTGCCTGAGCGGCTTCATGGGCATGGATATCCCCCCACCCAGCGGGCCACTCTGGATCCTGGGTGACGTCTTCATCGGCTCCTACTACACTGTCTTCGACCGGGACAACAACAGGGTGGGCTTTGCCGAAGCCACCACGCTCTAGCTCAGCCCCTGTGCGCCAGCAGAGCGATGGACCAGAGTCCAGTAGGAGGAGGCCGGCCAGTCCCCAGCACCCTGGCCCCTCCCCACTCACACACGCACACTCAGCACCATGGCCCGCCTGCGCCATCTCACTCTTGCCCTGTGGTTCCCTCCTGGGTTCAGAAACACTGCCTCTCTCCGTGGGGGGCGCATGCCAGGCCTGGCCATGGATCCGTCTCGCTCACTTGGAGCATCCAACCTGGGCTTGGTGGCTGCCAGGTGTGTGTGTCCTAGGAGCCCCTCGCCCAGCTCTGGCACCCGTGGCCGCCCTGGCAGCACCTGCAAGTCTGAGTCCCCTCCCTGAGGCAGGCTGTCCTCAAGGGTCCTCCTCCAGAAAGCTGCCCCCAGGAGGCCCCTCTGCCTGGGGTCACGCCAGCTCTGCTGCCCCTTGCCCCTGAGTGTCCTGGCTGCAGAGGCC
Encoded proteins:
- the Ctsd gene encoding cathepsin D, encoding MQPPSLLLLALGLLAASASALIRIPLYKFTSIRRTMTEAGGPVEGLVAQGPITKYSLPASDGTKGPVPEILKNYMDAQYYGEIGIGTPPQCFTVVFDTGSSNLWVPSIHCKLLDIACWVHHKYNSGKSSTYVKNGTSFDIHYGSGSLSGYLSQDTVSVPCSSGPSAPGGLKIERQIFGEATKQPGITFIAAKFDGILGMAYPRISVNNVLPVFDNLMEQKLVDKNVFSFYLNRDPSGQPGGELMLGGIDSKYYKGSLSYLNVTRKAYWQVHMDQIEVANGLTLCKKGCEAIVDTGTSLLVGPVDEVKELQKAIGAVPLIQGEYIIPCEKVASLPKVSLRLGGKDYTLSPESYTLKVSQGGKTICLSGFMGMDIPPPSGPLWILGDVFIGSYYTVFDRDNNRVGFAEATTL